CATACCTGCTTTATGTGTCGTACTTCGATAATAGCTAAATCCCAAATAATCAGCCGTATGCTCCCGCAGTAATTGTTCATCACCGGGCTCCATTTGAACCTTGATGCTGTGCTCTTTCCAGATCCGTTTGGCATAGCTTGGATAATAGCCTCTAAGGAGCACATCGGAATAAAATAAGGATCTTCTTCTCAGCTCATAGGCGTCAAACACATCGTCCGGATTGCAGGTATTCGGATAGATCGGACTCAGGGATAACATAGCGCCCATCATCGCGCCCGGGATCATTTCATGACACAGCTTGGTAGCCAGAGCGCTGGCAACGAAAACATGATGACTGGCCTGATATATCGTAGGCAGCTTGTGCTCATCGTCTTGAACGACAATGCCTCCCGCCGCCAAAGGAATCGTGTGAAAATGGTTAATTTCGTTGAAATTCATCCAATATTTCACTTTGTTCTTATAACGCTTGAAGACAACTTCCGCATATTTGGTGTAGAATCCAATCAGCTTGCGGCTTTTCCAGCCTTCATATTTGCGGATCAGATTCAGGGGCAGCTCAAAATGGGAAATGGTGATGACAGGCTCAATTCCATGCTTCAACAACTCATCAAACAAATCATCGTAAAATTGCAATCCTTTTTCATTCGGCTCGGCATCGTCCCCATTCGGGAAGATTCGGGACCATGCAATGGAGGTCCGAAAGCATTTCATGCCCATCTCTGCAAACAGGGCGATATCTTCTTTGTAACGATGGTAAAAATCAATCGCTTCATGGCTGGCATAATACTTGTTCTCATCAATCGTATCATCAAACGTCCCGCCTACAATGCCTCCCCGGAAGGCGTCGCTGATCGCTGGTCCTTTACCGTCCTCGTTCCATGCCCCTTCGGCCTGATTCGCCGCTATAGCACCGCCCCATAAAAAATTCTCAGGAAAACTTTGGGCTATATGTTCTGTCATAACTCATTTCCTCCCTTATTTAATGTACTGTAAGCAAAACACTTTGCAAATCGACGGATTTTTGCCGTGTCTGGGTAACTTTTTGGTAAGCAGTGCTGTTGGTAACGATGATCGGGGTGGTCAGGTCATAACCGGCTGCCTGGATTTTCGGAATATCAAATTCAAGCAGCAAATCGCCTCGTTCAATCCGTTGCCCTTGTTCTACATGCTTTGTGAAATAGTCGCCTTTCAGCTTAACCGTATCCAGTCCCACATGAATTAACAGGTCCAGATGGTTGTCTGAGGTGATGGCTACCGCATGGCCGGTTCGGAATACAAGCGAGACAACGCCGGACACTGGTGAATATACCTTT
This DNA window, taken from Paenibacillus kribbensis, encodes the following:
- a CDS encoding glycoside hydrolase family 1 protein yields the protein MTEHIAQSFPENFLWGGAIAANQAEGAWNEDGKGPAISDAFRGGIVGGTFDDTIDENKYYASHEAIDFYHRYKEDIALFAEMGMKCFRTSIAWSRIFPNGDDAEPNEKGLQFYDDLFDELLKHGIEPVITISHFELPLNLIRKYEGWKSRKLIGFYTKYAEVVFKRYKNKVKYWMNFNEINHFHTIPLAAGGIVVQDDEHKLPTIYQASHHVFVASALATKLCHEMIPGAMMGAMLSLSPIYPNTCNPDDVFDAYELRRRSLFYSDVLLRGYYPSYAKRIWKEHSIKVQMEPGDEQLLREHTADYLGFSYYRSTTHKAGMPILGNTGGIMGLDNPYLDKTPWGWPIDPKGFRYVCNEMYDRYQKPLFVVENGYGSHDEILEDGSIHDPERVDYLNKHLIQLHEAIEDGCEVLGYTWWGPIDIVSAGTGEMKKRYGFIYVDKNNDGSGTLERRKKNSFYWYQKIIESNGKVLFESQK